The following are from one region of the Carassius gibelio isolate Cgi1373 ecotype wild population from Czech Republic chromosome A13, carGib1.2-hapl.c, whole genome shotgun sequence genome:
- the LOC128026401 gene encoding cell division cycle and apoptosis regulator protein 1 isoform X3, which produces MAQFGGQKNPPWAAQFAATAVSQPGHSGQSLDLNSLHSLGVQQPSLLGASPMYTQQSALASLNTQSAANYQLSQQTAALQQQAAAAAAAALQQSQINSALQQYQQQQQQQQQQQQQPPQAPPQHPPHQQTLYNVPHQLPQPQQALLSQPPVALPTSLSLSNPQQTAQITVSYPTPRSSHQQQTQPQKQRVFTGVVSKLHDTFGFVDEDVFFQLSAVKGKTPQVGDRVLVEAVYNPNMPFKWNAQRIQTLPQLPNQTNQPPGPNMMKQGPTMLQSLPPPTTFSVQAQGPPPSLLQAQLSAASLAPLLQNPPQPLLPQPPPKDSVFSGGLLQPPVRMMPQPQQVRRVDPSPRFPSRSDRPELILRKDDRSRERDRERRRSRERSPPRKRSRDRSPRRERSPRRPRKVVPRYTVQFSKFSLDSSYNCDVMELRRRYQSLYIPSDFFDAVFTWVDAFPLTRPFTFGNYCNFHIMHKEVDSLVKNTAVLDPHDANHTYSAKVMLLANPSLDELYHKSCALAEDPAELRDSFQHPARLIKFLVGMRGKDEAMAIGGHWSPSLDGADPENDASVLIKTAIRCCKALTGIDLSLCTQWYRFAEIRYHRPEETHKGRTVPAHVETVVLFLPDVWHCLPTRSEWEGLSRGLKEQLAEKLVAERKEADGEQEEEDKDEDDSKEVTTPTHWAKLDPKSMKVNDLRKELESRTLSSKGLKSQLIARLTKQLKVEEQVEESKEPEKPEPPSVEEDESCRPEDDREEEERKRQEEQERQRRERRYVLPDEPTIIVHPNWAAKNGKFDCSIMSLSVLLDYRLEDNKEHSFEVSLFAELFNEMLQRDFGYRIYKAFTCLPSKDERKDKKEKTKKEADRRDVKKERDEENGEPTTKRMREEDEKRKDEEKERGIKREESKDDDDNEDGSSNNNADEYDPLEAEDADDYDDDDKDDEDSNGRDRRDDRRDERKSKERSSKDKDEKKKQMVTFNKDLLMAFVYFDQSHSGYLLEKDLEEIMYTLGLHLSRAQVKKLLNKPLVRESCHYRKLTDRPKDEPSPTLTSDALTDNLLGNQSLLPSLKVKRESEDSSESSSLIVYKGSMVDVGSMMQKLEKSEKTREEIEQKLMQQDIKMEEDSKHIAELEAAHRSLQRELEEVKNNLRETENNLRASDQQKGSFEHQLHSTVSSLDTIMKEIQGVLSQGDPSDDSDQKTQANGSDE; this is translated from the exons TCGCAGATCAATTCAGCCCTGCAGCAGtatcagcagcagcaacaacaacaacaacagcagcagcagcagccgccTCAAGCCCCCCCACAACACCCTCCACATCAACAAACTCTATACAACGTCCCACATCAG CTTCCACAACCCCAACAAGCCCTGCTATCACAG CCCCCTGTTGCCTTGCCCACCAGCCTGAGCCTGTCAAACCCCCAGCAGACGGCACAGATAACCGTATCCTACCCGACCCCGCGCTCCAGCCACCAGCAGCAGACCCAACCCCAAAAGCAGCGTGTTTTCACCGGGGTCGTCAGCAAGCTACACGATACTTTCGGCTTTGTTGATGAGGATGTCTTCTTCCAGCTCAG tgcGGTTAAGGGGAAAACACCCCAAGTCGGCGATCGTGTTCTGGTGGAAGCTGTCTACAATCCCAACATGCCTTTCAAGTGGAATGCCCAGCGCATCCAGACGTTACCTCAGCTGCCCAACCAAACG AACCAGCCACCAGGCCCAAACATGATGAAACAAGGTCCCACCATGCTGCAGTCTCTCCCCCCGCCCACCACGTTCAGCGTCCAGGCCCAGGGACCTCCTCCGTCTCTTCTGCAGGCCCAGCTCTCTGCTGCCTCTCTGGCCCCACTGCTGCAGAACCCCCCACAGCCCCTGCTTCCCCAGCCTCCCCCTAAAG ACTCTGTGTTCTCAGGGGGTTTGCTACAGCCCCCGGTGCGGATGATGCCTCAGCCGCAACAGGTGAGGCGCGTGGACCCCTCACCCCGCTTCCCCAGCCGCAGTGACCGACCAGAACTCATCCTGAGGAAAGATGACCGCAG TCGGGAAAGAGATCGAGAGCGAAGGAGATCAAGAGAACGATCACCCCCACGGAAGCGTTCTAGAGACCGGTCTCCTCGCAGAGAGCGCTCTCCAAGACGGCCACGCAAAGTCGTCCCAAGATATACAGTGCAGTTCTCCAAATTCTCTCTCGATAG TAGTTACAACTGTGACGTGATGGAGTTGCGGCGGAGGTATCAGAGCCTCTACATCCCCAGTGACTTCTTTGACGCGGTGTTTACCTGGGTAGACGCCTTTCCCTTAACACGGCCTTTCACTTTTGGAAACTACTGTAACTTCCACATCATGCATAAAGAGGTGGACTCTCTGGTGAAGAACACTGCTGTGCTGGACCCCCATGATGCCAATCACACGTACAGCGCAAAG GTAATGCTACTGGCCAATCCTAGTCTAGATGAGCTGTACCATAAGTCCTGTGCTCTGGCAGAAGATCCAGCAGAGCTGAGAGACTCCTTCCAGCACCCTGCCCGCCTCATCAAG TTCCTGGTGGGGATGCGGGGCAAGGACGAGGCTATGGCCATCGGGGGTCACTGGTCTCCCTCTTTGGATGGGGCCGACCCGGAAAACGATGCCTCGGTTCTTATAAAGACAGCCATACGTTGTTGTAAGGCTCTGACAGGCATTGATCTGAGTTTATGTACCCAGTG GTATCGTTTTGCAGAGATACGCTATCACCGCCCTGAGGAGACTCACAAAGGGCGGACAGTCCCCGCACATGTGGAGACAGTGGTTTTATTTCTCCCGGATGTTTGGCATTGTCTTCCTACCCGCTCAGAGTGGGAGGGCCTGTCCCGTGGACTCAAGGAGCAGCTGGCAGAGAAACTCGTGGCTGAACGGAAGGAGGCTGATGGAGAACAG GAGGAGGAGGATAAGGATGAAGATGATTCAAAGGAAGTCACTACCCCAACTCACTGGGCCAAGCTTGATCCGAAATCCATGAAG GTCAATGACTTGCGTAAGGAGTTGGAGAGCCGTACACTGAGCTCTAAAGGGCTGAAGTCTCAGCTGATCGCTCGCCTCACCAAACAGCTGAAGGTGGAGGAGCAGGTGGAGGAGTCAAAGGAGCCGGAGAAGCCCGAACCTCCGAGTGTGGAGGAAGATGAGTCCTGCAGACCGGAGGATGACCGAGAG GAAGAGGAGCGAAAGCGACAGGAGGAGCAGGAACGTCAGCGCAGAGAGAGACGTTATGTTCTGCCAGATGAGCCCACCATTATCGTCCACCCCAACTGGGCTGCCAAGAACGGCAAATTCGACTGCAGCATCATGTCCTTGAGTGTGCTGCTGGACTACAGACTCGAGGATAATAAAGAGCACTCGTTTGAG GTGTCTTTGTTTGCTGAATTATTCAATGAGATGCTTCAGCGAGACTTTGGCTACAGGATCTACAAAGCATTCACTTGTCTTCCGAGCAAGGACGAGAGGAAAgacaaaaaagagaaaactaaAAAAGAGGCAGACCGGAGGGACGTGAAGAAGGAGAGGGATGAAGAAAACGGAGAGCCGACCACAAAGAGAATGagagaggaggatgagaagaggAAG GATGAGGAGAAGGAGAGAGGTATTAAAAGAGAAGAATCCAAAGATGACGATGATAATGAAGacggcagcagcaacaacaacgcTGATGAATACGACCCATTGGAGGCAGAGGACGCAGACGACTACGATGATGATG ACAAAGATGATGAAGACTCTAATGGCAGGGACCGAAGAGACGACCGGCGAGATGAACGGAAATCCAAAGAGAGGTCATCTAAAGATAAA GATGAGAAGAAAAAACAGATGGTGACGTTTAACAAGGATCTGCTGATGGCCTTTGTGTACTTCGACCAGAGTCACAGCGGCTACCTACTGGAGAAGGACTTGGAGGAGATCATGTACACGCTGGGCTTGCATCTCTCCAGAGCTCAG gtgAAGAAATTGTTAAACAAACCACTGGTTCGAGAGTCTTGCCATTATCGAAAGTTAACGGACAGACCTAAGGACGAGCCGAGCCCCACACTGACCTCCGATGCTCTGACAGACAACCTTTTAG GTAACCAGAGCTTGCTGCCCAGTCTAAAGGTCAAGCGGGAATCAGAGGACAGCAGCGAGTCGTCTAGCCTGATCGTCTACAAGGGATCGATGGTGGATGTGGGAAGCATGATGCAGAAGCTGGAGAAGAGTGAGAAAACCCGCGAGGAAATTGAGCAGAAGCTCATGCAGCAGGACATCAAAATGG AGGAGGACTCAAAGCATATAGCGGAGCTAGAAGCAGCCCACCGCAGCCTTCAGAGGGAGCTGGAGGAGGTGAAGAACAATCTCAGAGAGACCGAGAACAACCTGAGAGCCTCGGACCAGCAGAAAGGCAGCTTTGAGCATCAGCTCCACAGCACAGTGTCCAGCCTCGACACCATCATGAAGGAGATCCAGGGCGTTCTATCACAA GGTGACCCTTCAGATGACAGTGACCAAAAAACTCAAGCTAATGGCTCCGATGAGTGA
- the LOC128026401 gene encoding cell division cycle and apoptosis regulator protein 1 isoform X4, producing the protein MAQFGGQKNPPWAAQFAATAVSQPGHSGQSLDLNSLHSLGVQQPSLLGASPMYTQQSALASLNTQSAANYQLSQQTAALQQQAAAAAAAALQQSQINSALQQYQQQQQQQQQQQQQPPQAPPQHPPHQQTLYNVPHQLPQPQQALLSQPPVALPTSLSLSNPQQTAQITVSYPTPRSSHQQQTQPQKQRVFTGVVSKLHDTFGFVDEDVFFQLSAVKGKTPQVGDRVLVEAVYNPNMPFKWNAQRIQTLPQLPNQTNQPPGPNMMKQGPTMLQSLPPPTTFSVQAQGPPPSLLQAQLSAASLAPLLQNPPQPLLPQPPPKDSVFSGGLLQPPVRMMPQPQQVRRVDPSPRFPSRSDRPELILRKDDRSRERDRERRRSRERSPPRKRSRDRSPRRERSPRRPRKVVPRYTVQFSKFSLDSYNCDVMELRRRYQSLYIPSDFFDAVFTWVDAFPLTRPFTFGNYCNFHIMHKEVDSLVKNTAVLDPHDANHTYSAKVMLLANPSLDELYHKSCALAEDPAELRDSFQHPARLIKFLVGMRGKDEAMAIGGHWSPSLDGADPENDASVLIKTAIRCCKALTGIDLSLCTQWYRFAEIRYHRPEETHKGRTVPAHVETVVLFLPDVWHCLPTRSEWEGLSRGLKEQLAEKLVAERKEADGEQEEEDKDEDDSKEVTTPTHWAKLDPKSMKVNDLRKELESRTLSSKGLKSQLIARLTKQLKVEEQVEESKEPEKPEPPSVEEDESCRPEDDREEEERKRQEEQERQRRERRYVLPDEPTIIVHPNWAAKNGKFDCSIMSLSVLLDYRLEDNKEHSFEVSLFAELFNEMLQRDFGYRIYKAFTCLPSKDERKDKKEKTKKEADRRDVKKERDEENGEPTTKRMREEDEKRKDEEKERGIKREESKDDDDNEDGSSNNNADEYDPLEAEDADDYDDDDKDDEDSNGRDRRDDRRDERKSKERSSKDKDEKKKQMVTFNKDLLMAFVYFDQSHSGYLLEKDLEEIMYTLGLHLSRAQVKKLLNKPLVRESCHYRKLTDRPKDEPSPTLTSDALTDNLLGNQSLLPSLKVKRESEDSSESSSLIVYKGSMVDVGSMMQKLEKSEKTREEIEQKLMQQDIKMEEDSKHIAELEAAHRSLQRELEEVKNNLRETENNLRASDQQKGSFEHQLHSTVSSLDTIMKEIQGVLSQGDPSDDSDQKTQANGSDE; encoded by the exons TCGCAGATCAATTCAGCCCTGCAGCAGtatcagcagcagcaacaacaacaacaacagcagcagcagcagccgccTCAAGCCCCCCCACAACACCCTCCACATCAACAAACTCTATACAACGTCCCACATCAG CTTCCACAACCCCAACAAGCCCTGCTATCACAG CCCCCTGTTGCCTTGCCCACCAGCCTGAGCCTGTCAAACCCCCAGCAGACGGCACAGATAACCGTATCCTACCCGACCCCGCGCTCCAGCCACCAGCAGCAGACCCAACCCCAAAAGCAGCGTGTTTTCACCGGGGTCGTCAGCAAGCTACACGATACTTTCGGCTTTGTTGATGAGGATGTCTTCTTCCAGCTCAG tgcGGTTAAGGGGAAAACACCCCAAGTCGGCGATCGTGTTCTGGTGGAAGCTGTCTACAATCCCAACATGCCTTTCAAGTGGAATGCCCAGCGCATCCAGACGTTACCTCAGCTGCCCAACCAAACG AACCAGCCACCAGGCCCAAACATGATGAAACAAGGTCCCACCATGCTGCAGTCTCTCCCCCCGCCCACCACGTTCAGCGTCCAGGCCCAGGGACCTCCTCCGTCTCTTCTGCAGGCCCAGCTCTCTGCTGCCTCTCTGGCCCCACTGCTGCAGAACCCCCCACAGCCCCTGCTTCCCCAGCCTCCCCCTAAAG ACTCTGTGTTCTCAGGGGGTTTGCTACAGCCCCCGGTGCGGATGATGCCTCAGCCGCAACAGGTGAGGCGCGTGGACCCCTCACCCCGCTTCCCCAGCCGCAGTGACCGACCAGAACTCATCCTGAGGAAAGATGACCGCAG TCGGGAAAGAGATCGAGAGCGAAGGAGATCAAGAGAACGATCACCCCCACGGAAGCGTTCTAGAGACCGGTCTCCTCGCAGAGAGCGCTCTCCAAGACGGCCACGCAAAGTCGTCCCAAGATATACAGTGCAGTTCTCCAAATTCTCTCTCGATAG TTACAACTGTGACGTGATGGAGTTGCGGCGGAGGTATCAGAGCCTCTACATCCCCAGTGACTTCTTTGACGCGGTGTTTACCTGGGTAGACGCCTTTCCCTTAACACGGCCTTTCACTTTTGGAAACTACTGTAACTTCCACATCATGCATAAAGAGGTGGACTCTCTGGTGAAGAACACTGCTGTGCTGGACCCCCATGATGCCAATCACACGTACAGCGCAAAG GTAATGCTACTGGCCAATCCTAGTCTAGATGAGCTGTACCATAAGTCCTGTGCTCTGGCAGAAGATCCAGCAGAGCTGAGAGACTCCTTCCAGCACCCTGCCCGCCTCATCAAG TTCCTGGTGGGGATGCGGGGCAAGGACGAGGCTATGGCCATCGGGGGTCACTGGTCTCCCTCTTTGGATGGGGCCGACCCGGAAAACGATGCCTCGGTTCTTATAAAGACAGCCATACGTTGTTGTAAGGCTCTGACAGGCATTGATCTGAGTTTATGTACCCAGTG GTATCGTTTTGCAGAGATACGCTATCACCGCCCTGAGGAGACTCACAAAGGGCGGACAGTCCCCGCACATGTGGAGACAGTGGTTTTATTTCTCCCGGATGTTTGGCATTGTCTTCCTACCCGCTCAGAGTGGGAGGGCCTGTCCCGTGGACTCAAGGAGCAGCTGGCAGAGAAACTCGTGGCTGAACGGAAGGAGGCTGATGGAGAACAG GAGGAGGAGGATAAGGATGAAGATGATTCAAAGGAAGTCACTACCCCAACTCACTGGGCCAAGCTTGATCCGAAATCCATGAAG GTCAATGACTTGCGTAAGGAGTTGGAGAGCCGTACACTGAGCTCTAAAGGGCTGAAGTCTCAGCTGATCGCTCGCCTCACCAAACAGCTGAAGGTGGAGGAGCAGGTGGAGGAGTCAAAGGAGCCGGAGAAGCCCGAACCTCCGAGTGTGGAGGAAGATGAGTCCTGCAGACCGGAGGATGACCGAGAG GAAGAGGAGCGAAAGCGACAGGAGGAGCAGGAACGTCAGCGCAGAGAGAGACGTTATGTTCTGCCAGATGAGCCCACCATTATCGTCCACCCCAACTGGGCTGCCAAGAACGGCAAATTCGACTGCAGCATCATGTCCTTGAGTGTGCTGCTGGACTACAGACTCGAGGATAATAAAGAGCACTCGTTTGAG GTGTCTTTGTTTGCTGAATTATTCAATGAGATGCTTCAGCGAGACTTTGGCTACAGGATCTACAAAGCATTCACTTGTCTTCCGAGCAAGGACGAGAGGAAAgacaaaaaagagaaaactaaAAAAGAGGCAGACCGGAGGGACGTGAAGAAGGAGAGGGATGAAGAAAACGGAGAGCCGACCACAAAGAGAATGagagaggaggatgagaagaggAAG GATGAGGAGAAGGAGAGAGGTATTAAAAGAGAAGAATCCAAAGATGACGATGATAATGAAGacggcagcagcaacaacaacgcTGATGAATACGACCCATTGGAGGCAGAGGACGCAGACGACTACGATGATGATG ACAAAGATGATGAAGACTCTAATGGCAGGGACCGAAGAGACGACCGGCGAGATGAACGGAAATCCAAAGAGAGGTCATCTAAAGATAAA GATGAGAAGAAAAAACAGATGGTGACGTTTAACAAGGATCTGCTGATGGCCTTTGTGTACTTCGACCAGAGTCACAGCGGCTACCTACTGGAGAAGGACTTGGAGGAGATCATGTACACGCTGGGCTTGCATCTCTCCAGAGCTCAG gtgAAGAAATTGTTAAACAAACCACTGGTTCGAGAGTCTTGCCATTATCGAAAGTTAACGGACAGACCTAAGGACGAGCCGAGCCCCACACTGACCTCCGATGCTCTGACAGACAACCTTTTAG GTAACCAGAGCTTGCTGCCCAGTCTAAAGGTCAAGCGGGAATCAGAGGACAGCAGCGAGTCGTCTAGCCTGATCGTCTACAAGGGATCGATGGTGGATGTGGGAAGCATGATGCAGAAGCTGGAGAAGAGTGAGAAAACCCGCGAGGAAATTGAGCAGAAGCTCATGCAGCAGGACATCAAAATGG AGGAGGACTCAAAGCATATAGCGGAGCTAGAAGCAGCCCACCGCAGCCTTCAGAGGGAGCTGGAGGAGGTGAAGAACAATCTCAGAGAGACCGAGAACAACCTGAGAGCCTCGGACCAGCAGAAAGGCAGCTTTGAGCATCAGCTCCACAGCACAGTGTCCAGCCTCGACACCATCATGAAGGAGATCCAGGGCGTTCTATCACAA GGTGACCCTTCAGATGACAGTGACCAAAAAACTCAAGCTAATGGCTCCGATGAGTGA
- the LOC128026401 gene encoding cell division cycle and apoptosis regulator protein 1 isoform X2, giving the protein MAQFGGQKNPPWAAQFAATAVSQPGHSGQSLDLNSLHSLGVQQPSLLGASPMYTQQSALASLNTQSAANYQLSQQTAALQQQAAAAAAAALQQSQINSALQQYQQQQQQQQQQQQQPPQAPPQHPPHQQTLYNVPHQLPQPQQALLSQPPVALPTSLSLSNPQQTAQITVSYPTPRSSHQQQTQPQKQRVFTGVVSKLHDTFGFVDEDVFFQLSAVKGKTPQVGDRVLVEAVYNPNMPFKWNAQRIQTLPQLPNQTHQPPQPLPQVSPQLSSFYSEAGMQRYSDMHSAVDSRQNNQPPGPNMMKQGPTMLQSLPPPTTFSVQAQGPPPSLLQAQLSAASLAPLLQNPPQPLLPQPPPKDSVFSGGLLQPPVRMMPQPQQVRRVDPSPRFPSRSDRPELILRKDDRSRERDRERRRSRERSPPRKRSRDRSPRRERSPRRPRKVVPRYTVQFSKFSLDSYNCDVMELRRRYQSLYIPSDFFDAVFTWVDAFPLTRPFTFGNYCNFHIMHKEVDSLVKNTAVLDPHDANHTYSAKVMLLANPSLDELYHKSCALAEDPAELRDSFQHPARLIKFLVGMRGKDEAMAIGGHWSPSLDGADPENDASVLIKTAIRCCKALTGIDLSLCTQWYRFAEIRYHRPEETHKGRTVPAHVETVVLFLPDVWHCLPTRSEWEGLSRGLKEQLAEKLVAERKEADGEQEEEDKDEDDSKEVTTPTHWAKLDPKSMKVNDLRKELESRTLSSKGLKSQLIARLTKQLKVEEQVEESKEPEKPEPPSVEEDESCRPEDDREEEERKRQEEQERQRRERRYVLPDEPTIIVHPNWAAKNGKFDCSIMSLSVLLDYRLEDNKEHSFEVSLFAELFNEMLQRDFGYRIYKAFTCLPSKDERKDKKEKTKKEADRRDVKKERDEENGEPTTKRMREEDEKRKDEEKERGIKREESKDDDDNEDGSSNNNADEYDPLEAEDADDYDDDDKDDEDSNGRDRRDDRRDERKSKERSSKDKDEKKKQMVTFNKDLLMAFVYFDQSHSGYLLEKDLEEIMYTLGLHLSRAQVKKLLNKPLVRESCHYRKLTDRPKDEPSPTLTSDALTDNLLGNQSLLPSLKVKRESEDSSESSSLIVYKGSMVDVGSMMQKLEKSEKTREEIEQKLMQQDIKMEEDSKHIAELEAAHRSLQRELEEVKNNLRETENNLRASDQQKGSFEHQLHSTVSSLDTIMKEIQGVLSQGDPSDDSDQKTQANGSDE; this is encoded by the exons TCGCAGATCAATTCAGCCCTGCAGCAGtatcagcagcagcaacaacaacaacaacagcagcagcagcagccgccTCAAGCCCCCCCACAACACCCTCCACATCAACAAACTCTATACAACGTCCCACATCAG CTTCCACAACCCCAACAAGCCCTGCTATCACAG CCCCCTGTTGCCTTGCCCACCAGCCTGAGCCTGTCAAACCCCCAGCAGACGGCACAGATAACCGTATCCTACCCGACCCCGCGCTCCAGCCACCAGCAGCAGACCCAACCCCAAAAGCAGCGTGTTTTCACCGGGGTCGTCAGCAAGCTACACGATACTTTCGGCTTTGTTGATGAGGATGTCTTCTTCCAGCTCAG tgcGGTTAAGGGGAAAACACCCCAAGTCGGCGATCGTGTTCTGGTGGAAGCTGTCTACAATCCCAACATGCCTTTCAAGTGGAATGCCCAGCGCATCCAGACGTTACCTCAGCTGCCCAACCAAACG CACCAGCCGCCTCAGCCCTTACCTCAGGTTTCCCCACAGCTGTCCAGCTTTTACTCTGAAGCAGGAATGCAGCGCTACTCTGACATGCACTCTGCGGTGGATTCAAGACAAAAT AACCAGCCACCAGGCCCAAACATGATGAAACAAGGTCCCACCATGCTGCAGTCTCTCCCCCCGCCCACCACGTTCAGCGTCCAGGCCCAGGGACCTCCTCCGTCTCTTCTGCAGGCCCAGCTCTCTGCTGCCTCTCTGGCCCCACTGCTGCAGAACCCCCCACAGCCCCTGCTTCCCCAGCCTCCCCCTAAAG ACTCTGTGTTCTCAGGGGGTTTGCTACAGCCCCCGGTGCGGATGATGCCTCAGCCGCAACAGGTGAGGCGCGTGGACCCCTCACCCCGCTTCCCCAGCCGCAGTGACCGACCAGAACTCATCCTGAGGAAAGATGACCGCAG TCGGGAAAGAGATCGAGAGCGAAGGAGATCAAGAGAACGATCACCCCCACGGAAGCGTTCTAGAGACCGGTCTCCTCGCAGAGAGCGCTCTCCAAGACGGCCACGCAAAGTCGTCCCAAGATATACAGTGCAGTTCTCCAAATTCTCTCTCGATAG TTACAACTGTGACGTGATGGAGTTGCGGCGGAGGTATCAGAGCCTCTACATCCCCAGTGACTTCTTTGACGCGGTGTTTACCTGGGTAGACGCCTTTCCCTTAACACGGCCTTTCACTTTTGGAAACTACTGTAACTTCCACATCATGCATAAAGAGGTGGACTCTCTGGTGAAGAACACTGCTGTGCTGGACCCCCATGATGCCAATCACACGTACAGCGCAAAG GTAATGCTACTGGCCAATCCTAGTCTAGATGAGCTGTACCATAAGTCCTGTGCTCTGGCAGAAGATCCAGCAGAGCTGAGAGACTCCTTCCAGCACCCTGCCCGCCTCATCAAG TTCCTGGTGGGGATGCGGGGCAAGGACGAGGCTATGGCCATCGGGGGTCACTGGTCTCCCTCTTTGGATGGGGCCGACCCGGAAAACGATGCCTCGGTTCTTATAAAGACAGCCATACGTTGTTGTAAGGCTCTGACAGGCATTGATCTGAGTTTATGTACCCAGTG GTATCGTTTTGCAGAGATACGCTATCACCGCCCTGAGGAGACTCACAAAGGGCGGACAGTCCCCGCACATGTGGAGACAGTGGTTTTATTTCTCCCGGATGTTTGGCATTGTCTTCCTACCCGCTCAGAGTGGGAGGGCCTGTCCCGTGGACTCAAGGAGCAGCTGGCAGAGAAACTCGTGGCTGAACGGAAGGAGGCTGATGGAGAACAG GAGGAGGAGGATAAGGATGAAGATGATTCAAAGGAAGTCACTACCCCAACTCACTGGGCCAAGCTTGATCCGAAATCCATGAAG GTCAATGACTTGCGTAAGGAGTTGGAGAGCCGTACACTGAGCTCTAAAGGGCTGAAGTCTCAGCTGATCGCTCGCCTCACCAAACAGCTGAAGGTGGAGGAGCAGGTGGAGGAGTCAAAGGAGCCGGAGAAGCCCGAACCTCCGAGTGTGGAGGAAGATGAGTCCTGCAGACCGGAGGATGACCGAGAG GAAGAGGAGCGAAAGCGACAGGAGGAGCAGGAACGTCAGCGCAGAGAGAGACGTTATGTTCTGCCAGATGAGCCCACCATTATCGTCCACCCCAACTGGGCTGCCAAGAACGGCAAATTCGACTGCAGCATCATGTCCTTGAGTGTGCTGCTGGACTACAGACTCGAGGATAATAAAGAGCACTCGTTTGAG GTGTCTTTGTTTGCTGAATTATTCAATGAGATGCTTCAGCGAGACTTTGGCTACAGGATCTACAAAGCATTCACTTGTCTTCCGAGCAAGGACGAGAGGAAAgacaaaaaagagaaaactaaAAAAGAGGCAGACCGGAGGGACGTGAAGAAGGAGAGGGATGAAGAAAACGGAGAGCCGACCACAAAGAGAATGagagaggaggatgagaagaggAAG GATGAGGAGAAGGAGAGAGGTATTAAAAGAGAAGAATCCAAAGATGACGATGATAATGAAGacggcagcagcaacaacaacgcTGATGAATACGACCCATTGGAGGCAGAGGACGCAGACGACTACGATGATGATG ACAAAGATGATGAAGACTCTAATGGCAGGGACCGAAGAGACGACCGGCGAGATGAACGGAAATCCAAAGAGAGGTCATCTAAAGATAAA GATGAGAAGAAAAAACAGATGGTGACGTTTAACAAGGATCTGCTGATGGCCTTTGTGTACTTCGACCAGAGTCACAGCGGCTACCTACTGGAGAAGGACTTGGAGGAGATCATGTACACGCTGGGCTTGCATCTCTCCAGAGCTCAG gtgAAGAAATTGTTAAACAAACCACTGGTTCGAGAGTCTTGCCATTATCGAAAGTTAACGGACAGACCTAAGGACGAGCCGAGCCCCACACTGACCTCCGATGCTCTGACAGACAACCTTTTAG GTAACCAGAGCTTGCTGCCCAGTCTAAAGGTCAAGCGGGAATCAGAGGACAGCAGCGAGTCGTCTAGCCTGATCGTCTACAAGGGATCGATGGTGGATGTGGGAAGCATGATGCAGAAGCTGGAGAAGAGTGAGAAAACCCGCGAGGAAATTGAGCAGAAGCTCATGCAGCAGGACATCAAAATGG AGGAGGACTCAAAGCATATAGCGGAGCTAGAAGCAGCCCACCGCAGCCTTCAGAGGGAGCTGGAGGAGGTGAAGAACAATCTCAGAGAGACCGAGAACAACCTGAGAGCCTCGGACCAGCAGAAAGGCAGCTTTGAGCATCAGCTCCACAGCACAGTGTCCAGCCTCGACACCATCATGAAGGAGATCCAGGGCGTTCTATCACAA GGTGACCCTTCAGATGACAGTGACCAAAAAACTCAAGCTAATGGCTCCGATGAGTGA